One window of Nitrospirota bacterium genomic DNA carries:
- a CDS encoding ABC transporter permease, producing the protein MIFWHRFKKNKLAVAGGMVVLILFIISIFASLISPYDPNIIDKKHVLEPPSLSHPFGTDDLGRDIMSRVIWGSRISLSVGFVAIGIATIIGIILGAISGYYSGWLDRISMRFVDIMLSIPTFFLILAVIAFLGPSIWNIMVIIGLTSWMGVARLVRAEVLTLKEREFVLAAKGLGVRDMRIIFRHIMPNSLAPVIVSFILGVASAILVESALSFLGIGVQPPTPSWGNILTSGKDNIEVAWWLSVFPGLAILITVLSYNIVGEGIRDAIDPRLWGSEE; encoded by the coding sequence ATGATTTTCTGGCACAGGTTTAAAAAGAACAAACTCGCTGTAGCAGGAGGGATGGTTGTCCTGATTCTCTTTATCATTTCTATTTTTGCTTCGCTTATTTCGCCTTACGACCCTAATATCATAGATAAAAAACACGTGCTTGAGCCTCCGAGTTTGAGTCACCCATTTGGTACTGATGACCTCGGCAGGGATATCATGAGCAGGGTTATATGGGGCTCACGTATATCACTGTCCGTCGGTTTTGTGGCAATCGGTATTGCGACCATCATAGGGATAATTTTAGGTGCAATATCCGGCTATTATAGTGGCTGGCTTGATCGCATCAGCATGAGGTTTGTTGACATAATGCTGTCCATCCCGACATTTTTTTTAATCCTCGCTGTGATAGCCTTTCTTGGACCAAGTATCTGGAATATTATGGTTATCATAGGGCTTACATCATGGATGGGCGTTGCAAGGCTTGTGAGGGCAGAGGTTCTTACATTAAAGGAGAGGGAATTTGTCCTTGCTGCAAAAGGGCTTGGAGTTAGGGACATGCGGATAATTTTCAGACACATCATGCCCAATAGCCTTGCCCCTGTGATTGTCTCATTTATACTTGGAGTTGCAAGTGCGATTTTAGTGGAGTCTGCCCTGAGTTTTCTCGGTATTGGTGTTCAGCCACCCACTCCAAGCTGGGGTAATATACTGACCTCTGGAAAGGACAATATCGAGGTTGCATGGTGGCTTTCAGTTTTTCCTGGCCTGGCTATCCTTATAACTGTCCTGAGTTACAATATTGTTGGCGAAGGCATAAGGGATGCTATTGACCCGAGACTCTGGGGAAGCGAAGAATAA